In the genome of Piliocolobus tephrosceles isolate RC106 chromosome 20, ASM277652v3, whole genome shotgun sequence, one region contains:
- the C20H20orf173 gene encoding uncharacterized protein C20orf173 homolog: MYLVLRHCNCPWFSSGKYGCPSETLNCFSCGHTADKWNWLDACSRKTMGYLLRTRESMTSDTVLWWLGMNSGSQLGKLWRKLSKVIPRLSVSHFDFYCGTCVPLGCPHTLQGFTLGNDIDQYPVVFRNASDQGSWMQLEMLLQKLSDLVWTSDDLSDEILEDGLVP; the protein is encoded by the exons ATGTACTTGGTACTACGGCATTGCAACTGCCCTTGGTTCAGTTCCGGGAAGTATGGCTGCCCTTCTGAGACCCTGAACTGCTTCTCCTGCGGCCACACAGCCGACAAATGGAACTGGCTTGATGCATGCTCCAGGAAGACCATGGGGTACCTGTTGAGGACAAGAGAGTCTATGACCTCTGACACTGTGCTCTGGTGGTTG GGCATGAACTCAGGGAGCCAGCTTGGGAAATTGTGGAGGAAGCTGTCTAAAGTGATTCCCAGGCTCTCGGTGAGCCATTTTGATTTCTATTGTGGGACTTGTGTGCCGTTGGGGTGCCCACATACCTTGCAGGGCTTCACCCTTGGCAACGACATCGACCAATACCCCGTGGTTTTCAG GAATGCCAGTGACCAGGGCtcctggatgcagctggaaatgcTACTGCAGAAGCTCTCTGACCTGGTGTGGACTTCAGATGATCTAAGTGATGAG ATTTTGGAAGATGGTCTGGTTCCCTAG